GCGCATAAAGCGCTTCCGCCGCATGGGCCATGGCGTTGAGCCCGCTCGTCATGCTGATGGCGACAGGCAGCCCGAGGGTCAGTTCCGCATCATAGATCACCACCTCCGGCAGGATCTCCGGCCCGCGCATGGTGGTTTTCACACCATTCTCCGTCTGGCCGAGAATGGGTGTGACTTCCGAGCCGGCATAGGTCGTGGGTATGACGATTTGCGCCGCATCGGTACGCAGCGCAATCGCCTTGCCGAGACCGGTGGTGGAACCGCCACCCAAAGAGACGACACAATCCGCACCCGCAGCGCGATAGGCCTCAACCGCCGTTTTCGTCACTTCGACCGGTGTATGCATAGCGGCTTCGGAAAAGACGCCCGCCGCGAGCCGACCAAGCCTGGACGCCAGCGCCTCGGCGTCGCCCTTTTGTTGCGGCGTGGACAGCACCAGCGCCCGCGACAGGCCTAGGCGGCGGATTTCCTCCGCCACATCAGCCGAACTGCCCGCCGAAAAGACGATGCGGGCGGGCGCAGCCATATAGACGAAAGGCTGCATGGTTCAGCGCCCGTCAAGCTTGAACAGGCGGCGCGCATTGGTGCGGCCGATCTTCACCCGGTCGGCCTCGGCAATGCTCGTCGCATGGAACCAGTCGGAGGCATGATCGATATTTTCGAAGGGCCAGTCGGTGGAGAACAGGATGCGATCCGCACCGATTTCCAGAATGGCATCGATCAACGTCTGGGTGCGGAAATTGCCCGAGGTGGTGATGTGGAAGTTTTCGTTGAAATAATCCACGAAACGGCGCTTGGCCGGATAACGCGGCGGCAGCTTCACCCAGGCATTGCGATGGTCGATACGCCACATCATGTAGGGCAGCCCCTCGCCCATATGGCCGAGAATGATGTCGAGGCGCGGATGCTCATCGAACAGGCCCGATGCCATGAGGCGCAGAGCATGGACAGCCGTTTCCTGCGCAAAGGCCCAGGTGGGGCCGAGCAGCCAGGGATGGCCGTCATAGATGCGCGAATCCTGCGGCAGCGGATTGCGCGGATGCAGGTAAAACGGCACGTCGAGCTTTTCGACCTCACCCCAGAAGGGGCGATATTGCGGCAGGTCGTAATAAAGCGGGGTCTGGCCGTCGCCCTCCTGGCTGAAACCGTTGACGAGCGCGCCGACGAAACCGAGATCGTTGACGCAGCGCCGCAATTCCTGCGTCGCCGCATCCGGGTCCTGCAAAGGCAGCGCGGCGAAGGCGAGAAACCGATCCGGCCGCTTGGCGCATTCTTCGGCCAGCGCGTCATTGGCGCGCCGCGCGATCTCGATTGCCTTGGTCTTGTCGGGAATGGCCTGCACCGCCGGGGCATTCAGCGACAGGATCATGGTCTCGATGCCATGCGCATCCATCAGCTTCAGGCGCGTATCCTGAATGTCGAGCAGGCGGTGCTGCAGTTCCGTCCAGCAATCGCCGGGCACGAAACCGGCCGAATCTTGAAGTGTTTCCGGGATTGCGAAATGCTCCTCGAGAGCGACCTTGCCTTGCATGTAGTTTCCTCCAAATTTCGCTGTTGGTTTGCCGCCTCAGTGGCGATCAGTATTGGCCCTTGGGTTCGAGGCCGAGCATGCTCTGGCCAATCATGGTGCCGACGGCATCCCAGTTCATGCTGATGTGACGGCCGACCGCATTGGCATCCCGCCAGGCGCGCTGCACGGGGTTCGCCAGATCGAGCCCGACGCCACCGGTGGAATCATTCAGCGCCTGCACGGCACGCAATGAGAGGGACACGGCAAAGGACTGGCCGCGACGGCTCAGAAGGCGATCATCCACGGTAAATTCCGCGCGGCCTTCGATCCGGGCCTGTGCCAGCGCCTGAGCGCGCGAGACGTCGCGCAGCAGGATTTCGCAGGCCGCATCGACACTTGCCGCCGCTTCCGCGACGCGCAGCTGGATGGTCGGGAATTCCGCCATGCGGTTATTGCCACCCGCCACCGCGCCGCGCGTGACCCGACCGCCGACATGATCGACATAGGCGGCAAGCGCCCCCTTGGCCGCGCCGACACCGGCCGCCGCAAGACAGGAGGGAATGCCGGTCAGAAGCGGCATGTTGAACAGGCTCTCTTCCGCATAATATCGTCCACCGGGCGTGCAGCCGCTGGTGGCGTCCGGAAAGGTCAAGACCCGGTGTTCGGGAACGAAGACGTCATCGAGAACCAGCGTCTTCGATCCCGTGCCGGCCAGCCCCACAACATGCCAGGTGTCTTCAACGACATATTGGCTGGCGGGAACGAGCAGAAAGGCGGGAACCGGCTTCCCTTCACCCTTCGGCGGCAGAATGGCGGCGCAGAGAGACCATTGTGCGTTCTCGCAGCCAGAAGCAAAGGCCCATTTGCCGCTGAGGCGATAACCGCCATCGGCAGCCTCCGCCATCTTCACCGGCGCATAGGAACCGCACAGCAGCGCATCGGGATTTTCACCCCAGACATCGGCCTGCGCCTCTTCTGGAAACATCGCCAGCAGCCATTGATGGGCAGAGAGCAGGCCGGCGACCCAGCCCGTCGACGCACAGGCCGCCGAAAGCTCGATATTGGCTTCCACCAGCTCGGCAAAATCGCCACCCTTGCCGTTGAAGGCGCGGGGCTTGACGATGTCGAAATAACCGATGCCACGCAGCGCCTCTATATGGCTGGCAGGTACGCGCCGCGCCTCCTCCGTCTGCCTGGCGCTGGAGCGGAAGAGATCGGCTATGCCGGCAACGCGGCTGGCGAGGCGGACATGCGGGTTCGTTTGCACCGGCAGCGGCGCATGGCTCATGTCGTTCATGATTGTCTCCTTGCGGGAATGATCTGAGCGCTGAAATTCAGACGGGTTCGTGCGCGGGGCTTGCGGCGCAATATTGGGCATTTTCGTAAAGCAGCGGCCGTGTGGTCTCGCTGACATCGGCCGAAACCACCTGTCCGATGAAGACGGTATGGGTTCCATAGGGCATGGCCGCAACCCGGCGGCAGGCGATGGCGGCATGGGCCGTCGGCAGGTAAAGAACGCCATTATCGTGGCGTTGCCAACTGCCGTCACGGAAACGCTCCTCCGGCGGCAGCTTGCCGCTGAAGCCATCCGAAAGCGCGATCTGATCCTGCGTCAGCACGTTGACGATGAAATCGGGCCGGCACAGCAGCAATTCATGCAGCAGGGTACGATTATTCAGGCAGACCAGCAGAGACGGCGGCTCCATCGAAACCGAGGTGACGGCTGTCACCGTCATGCCATGGTCGCGCTGATCACCGGCGGCGCAGGCGGTAATGACCGTCACGGTTGCCGGAAAACGGCGCATCGTCGAACGGAAATTCTGGCCGACGCCTTCAGGCGCTAGGCCGCTCAGGCCAAACAATGCTGATGTCATGAGATCCTCCCAAATCCTGAAATCTTTTTATTTTCATTTGCAACATTTGTCAATGCAAATGTTTTTCGTCATTTTATACCACTGGGAACCCCGTCATTCCCGGGCGTTGTGGAGTGAAGCTATTGAAACGGATTGATTGTGCCGGTACAGCCGATAGGCGCACATCAGCATCTGCGCGGATGGTTCTCAAACGGGGATTTGCTCGTGTCTTATCAGTTCACCGACTCGGTACCCTACCTGCTCAACTGGGTGGGCGTTCGGCTGGGCGAGCGTTTTTCCGTGAGGCTGACCTCCTATGACATCACGCTGCCCATGTACCGCGTGCTGGCGACGCTCAGGCAACAGGAAAGCAAGACGCTGACCGAGCTATCGGACATGGTGTCGGTGGAAATCTCCACCCTTTCGCGACTGGTGGGGCTGATGGTGCGGCGCAATCTCGTCAGCCGCGAGCGGCCGGCCGACAATGCCCGCATTGTGTGCATCAGCCTGACGACAAAGGGCGAGGAACTTGCCGACGAGCTCATGCCCATCGCGGCCATGTTCGAAAAAACCGCGATCGAAGGCCTCGACCCGGGCGAGGTGAAGCTTTTCAAAAGCATCCTGCGCCATATCGGCCTCAATATCGCCGGTCTCTGAGAAGCCGCGTCAGGGCGACTGCTGTCGCCGGAGCCGGGAACAGCAAGCCAAAGCCCTCCAGGGCTTTGCATGCAATGTATCTGCAATGGCCGATTCCTATCCTTGCGAAACCTCACGCGGATGAAAGGAACCCCATGCCTGAGAGATCGTCAGTGGCCGTCCCGGCAGCAATCTTCCTCGTCGCCGGCGCATCGTTGCTGCTCGCGGCCTGTGCATCGACCGTCATGAAAAGCTATATCGGCGCGCCTATTACCAGCGTGATGCTGGATTACGGCCCGCCGGACAATATTTACAGCCTCGGCCCCGGCCAGCAGGCCTATCAATGGCGCAAGAACAAGACACAGGCCGTCGCCGGTTCATCGAGTGGCGAAGTGCGGACAACACGGCGTGGCGAGCGTTACGAAGTGTCCGAAACGCCGGGCTATATCGAGCGCATCGATTGTTATTATACGTTCTACACCCGCAATTCCGGCAGCGAATGGTATGTGACGAGCTTCCGGCAGCCTTCGCTCGAATGCGAATAATCCTTTCCGGATCTCGGATTTCGGTCCGTCGCCGCCCGCCTGTTTCGCGCTACGCGCCGTTCTACCGCCGCTTCCACGCTGAAAGCGGCGGTATTTTTTGAATTCTCCCTGGAAGCCTTCATGGAAGCGGCCGATCAGAAGCGATAGTTCAGACCGGCCTTGATGACATGATCGCTGACATCGGTCTTCGACCGGCCGCTGGATGTCGTGGTGGCCACATTTCCCGTGCTCACATAGTTATATTCAAACTTAGCCGACAGGCCGCCGCCAAAGCTCTGTTCGACGCCGGCGCCGACCAGATACCCCTGTTTCCAGCCGTCGGGACCCGTCACGCCATTGCCATCCTTAAACTTCGTCGTGGTCAGGCCGGCAGTGCCGTAAAGAAGCGTGTGATCAAGCGCCACGCCGGCCTTTAACTTGGCCGCACCCCGGAAACGCTCACGCAACCGGCCGTTCGGCACACGCGCATCGTTTCCGAGATAGGAGCCTTCCACTTCCGCACCGACGACGCCGGAGCCGAACTGGAAGTTATAGCCCGCCTGAACGCCACCCGTCAGGCCACGGCCGCTGGCCAGTGGACTGAATTTCGGAGAGGCGACGCCACCATGCGCACCGACATAGGCTCCGCTCCATGAGAAAGCCGGCTGATTGCCGTAGTCGAAAGATTGCTGCGTATTGTAGTTGGTGAGATCGGCGGAATAGGCGTTGCTCGCAATCGCAACGGCGATAGTCACGGCGGCAAGCGATTTCTTGATGATCGACATGAATGACTCCAGACGAAACCGCTGCGCCAAGGCCTGGCGCCCGCAAGGTTTCAGTTCGCGTTGAAGAACCGGAAGCCGGTTCCCGTTCGTCTCCTGCGCCCGATCGGCATGACATGCGGATGAGCTCAGCAGATACGGGCATTTTCCGCGCGAGAATTACGCCTGCATTGCACGCAACGAGTTTGACTATAAATATCTGATTTATTTAATATAATTAGACGATTTTCTTTAACTATATTTTAAGTATTACCGGGCGCGACTGCTTTCGAAACGACCGAACGGATTTCCAGCCGAACGCAGAAGCCGGGATTGAGATCAAGGAACAGAACACGGCCACGATGAAGCTCGGCGGCCTTCTGGACCAGATTTAACCCAAGGCCAGCGCCCGGCGAATTCGTGTTGATGCGATGAAATGGCTCGAATACCTGCCCGCGCTCAGGAACAGGTATGCCCGGTCCTTCATCGCAGACCTCGATGGCGCCTGCCGCGTCAATCCGGATCGTGATTGCGCCCCTGCCGCCGGCATGATCGATCGCATTGCGAACGAGGTTGACGACCGCCATCTCGATGATCGACGCCTGCACAGTGAAGATGGCGGCACCCACGCTTGGCTCGAAATCGAACTCGTAACCCGCATCCATCGCAATCGGGGCGAGATCGGTCGCGATGTGCTCGACAAGCTTATTGAGATCGCACGGCTCCGCCGGCAGTTCCACTGCGCCCACCGCCTGCATTTCCAGCAGCTGGTGCGCAACACGGGTGAGGCGATCGATATCCGCCCGGATTTGACGGCTCAGTGCGTCATCGGGCAAAAGATCGGCTCTGGTCCGCACGATTGCGATCGGCGTCCTCAGTTCATGCGCCGCATCGGCGAGAAAGCGGTTACGGCGATTATACCCGTCATCGAGCTTCGAAAGCGCAACATTGAAGGCATCCACCAGCGGGATGATTTCAAGGGGGACTTTCGAACGGTCGATGCGGGCGGAACGGTTATCAAAATCGATGGACTGCGCCTGCTTCACCGTCTCCATCAGTCCGCTTAGGGATCGCCCGACCGCCCGTGGGGTCACGAGCAGCGTCGCGATGCCCGTCAGG
This window of the Agrobacterium fabrum str. C58 genome carries:
- a CDS encoding MarR family winged helix-turn-helix transcriptional regulator encodes the protein MSYQFTDSVPYLLNWVGVRLGERFSVRLTSYDITLPMYRVLATLRQQESKTLTELSDMVSVEISTLSRLVGLMVRRNLVSRERPADNARIVCISLTTKGEELADELMPIAAMFEKTAIEGLDPGEVKLFKSILRHIGLNIAGL
- the graD gene encoding FADH(2)-dependent resorcinol hydroxylase reductase component codes for the protein MTSALFGLSGLAPEGVGQNFRSTMRRFPATVTVITACAAGDQRDHGMTVTAVTSVSMEPPSLLVCLNNRTLLHELLLCRPDFIVNVLTQDQIALSDGFSGKLPPEERFRDGSWQRHDNGVLYLPTAHAAIACRRVAAMPYGTHTVFIGQVVSADVSETTRPLLYENAQYCAASPAHEPV
- a CDS encoding outer membrane protein; amino-acid sequence: MSIIKKSLAAVTIAVAIASNAYSADLTNYNTQQSFDYGNQPAFSWSGAYVGAHGGVASPKFSPLASGRGLTGGVQAGYNFQFGSGVVGAEVEGSYLGNDARVPNGRLRERFRGAAKLKAGVALDHTLLYGTAGLTTTKFKDGNGVTGPDGWKQGYLVGAGVEQSFGGGLSAKFEYNYVSTGNVATTTSSGRSKTDVSDHVIKAGLNYRF
- a CDS encoding sensor histidine kinase; protein product: MKKTHDRSLRWGLMKRLFALQAFLLLLFVILLIGWIWIIDPRLEGANEEAARIVAESVTKDAQGRPQLSLTPELAELKRRYPNLWFVVRDTDDIVLQYGVVPASALSAAFPWSFDRARLEAAGTVRATVENRDTSAGRLQFIAGTEEGILNEGLSIWINVQLDLEKDAKGAIRWLTVLPALGLIILIAVVPMLILTGIATLLVTPRAVGRSLSGLMETVKQAQSIDFDNRSARIDRSKVPLEIIPLVDAFNVALSKLDDGYNRRNRFLADAAHELRTPIAIVRTRADLLPDDALSRQIRADIDRLTRVAHQLLEMQAVGAVELPAEPCDLNKLVEHIATDLAPIAMDAGYEFDFEPSVGAAIFTVQASIIEMAVVNLVRNAIDHAGGRGAITIRIDAAGAIEVCDEGPGIPVPERGQVFEPFHRINTNSPGAGLGLNLVQKAAELHRGRVLFLDLNPGFCVRLEIRSVVSKAVAPGNT
- the tsdA gene encoding gamma-resorcylate decarboxylase, with protein sequence MQGKVALEEHFAIPETLQDSAGFVPGDCWTELQHRLLDIQDTRLKLMDAHGIETMILSLNAPAVQAIPDKTKAIEIARRANDALAEECAKRPDRFLAFAALPLQDPDAATQELRRCVNDLGFVGALVNGFSQEGDGQTPLYYDLPQYRPFWGEVEKLDVPFYLHPRNPLPQDSRIYDGHPWLLGPTWAFAQETAVHALRLMASGLFDEHPRLDIILGHMGEGLPYMMWRIDHRNAWVKLPPRYPAKRRFVDYFNENFHITTSGNFRTQTLIDAILEIGADRILFSTDWPFENIDHASDWFHATSIAEADRVKIGRTNARRLFKLDGR
- the graC gene encoding maleylacetate reductase produces the protein MQPFVYMAAPARIVFSAGSSADVAEEIRRLGLSRALVLSTPQQKGDAEALASRLGRLAAGVFSEAAMHTPVEVTKTAVEAYRAAGADCVVSLGGGSTTGLGKAIALRTDAAQIVIPTTYAGSEVTPILGQTENGVKTTMRGPEILPEVVIYDAELTLGLPVAISMTSGLNAMAHAAEALYARDRNPIASMMAVEGLRAMIEALPVVRQAPHDIGARETALYGAWLCGTVLGAVGMSLHHKLCHTLGGSLDLPHAETHAVLLPHTIAYVEEAAPNLLAPLAALVGGRAGAGLFDFAARLGAPSSLAALGVGADDLDPMAELATANPYWCPRPIEKTAIRDLLQRAFEGARPA
- the graA gene encoding FADH(2)-dependent resorcinol hydroxylase oxygenase component, whose protein sequence is MNDMSHAPLPVQTNPHVRLASRVAGIADLFRSSARQTEEARRVPASHIEALRGIGYFDIVKPRAFNGKGGDFAELVEANIELSAACASTGWVAGLLSAHQWLLAMFPEEAQADVWGENPDALLCGSYAPVKMAEAADGGYRLSGKWAFASGCENAQWSLCAAILPPKGEGKPVPAFLLVPASQYVVEDTWHVVGLAGTGSKTLVLDDVFVPEHRVLTFPDATSGCTPGGRYYAEESLFNMPLLTGIPSCLAAAGVGAAKGALAAYVDHVGGRVTRGAVAGGNNRMAEFPTIQLRVAEAAASVDAACEILLRDVSRAQALAQARIEGRAEFTVDDRLLSRRGQSFAVSLSLRAVQALNDSTGGVGLDLANPVQRAWRDANAVGRHISMNWDAVGTMIGQSMLGLEPKGQY